The Populus trichocarpa isolate Nisqually-1 chromosome 2, P.trichocarpa_v4.1, whole genome shotgun sequence genome has a window encoding:
- the LOC7468758 gene encoding tryptophan aminotransferase-related protein 4, whose protein sequence is MIKTRSLKHVLCLVCSIILNIFFLFKVGGEWNLSWSKTAATEAEAVAAIPCSGHGRAYLDGLVLDGNKGPVCECNTCYGGPDCSQFFPDCSANANGGDPLFLEPFWMQHAASSALLVAGWHRMSYSYDDQSTISKELERHIRKLHDIVGNAATEGRYVVFGAGSTQLLSAAVYALSPDNSSSPARVVASIPFYPVYEMQTDFFQSVDFHFQGDTSFWKNNSDTDTEIIEFVTSPNNPDGQLNTAVLHGPNVKEIYDHAYYWPHFTAIPAPADGDVMIFTLSKLTGHAGSRFGWAIIKDKDIYQRMLTYLTLNTLGVSKDSQLRALKLLKVVLATGGREIFEFGHETMRKRWEKLNKVISTSKRFSLQKITPKYCTYFQQIRGASPAYGWLKCENQEDKHCYAVLQADANITGRQGSIFFAEDRYVRLSLIRSQDDFDLLLDKLNGVVAGEEGARTM, encoded by the exons ATGATCAAGACCCGGAGCTTAAAACATGTGCTGTGTTTGGTTTGTTCGATAATTCTcaatatcttctttctttttaaagtgGGTGGTGAGTGGAATCTGAGTTGGAGCAAAACGGCAGCGACCGAAGCTGAGGCTGTGGCAGCAATACCATGCTCGGGACATGGAAGAGCCTACTTGGATGGTTTGGTTCTTGATGGAAATAAAGGACCAGTTTGTGAGTGCAACACTTGCTATGGAGGCCCTGACTGTTCTCAGTTCTTCCCTGACTGTTCTGCAAACGCTAACGG TGGGGATCCTTTATTCTTGGAGCCCTTCTGGATGCAGCATGCAGCCAGCAGCGCACTTCTAGTAGCAGGGTGGCACCGGATGAGCTACTCGTATGATGATCAGTCTACCATCTCTAAAGAGCTCGAGAGACACATCCGCAAACTACATGATATTGTAGGAAATGCAGCCACGGAAGGAAGATATGTTGTATTTGGTGCCGGCTCAACCCAACTCCTTAGTGCTGCGGTTTATGCTTTATCTCCAGATAACTCCTCGTCGCCTGCCAGGGTGGTGGCTTCAATCCCTTTTTATCCG GTTTATGAAATGCAAACGGACTTTTTTCAATCAGTAGATTTCCATTTTCAAGGGGATACATCCTTTTGGAAGAACAATTCAGACACCGATACAGAAATAATCGAGTTTGTAACTTCACCAAACAATCCTGATGGGCAGCTGAATACGGCTGTCCTCCATGGCCCAAATGTCAAAGAAATCTATGACCATGCGTATTATTGGCCACATTTTACAGCAATTCCAGCTCCGGCAGATGGTGATGTGATGATATTCACTCTTTCTAAGCTTACTGGTCATGCTGGATCTAGATTCGG GTGGGCAATCATCAAGGACAAGGACATCTACCAGAGAATGTTAACCTACCTAACCTTAAATACCCTGGGAGTTTCTAAGGATAGTCAGTTAAGAGCTTTAAAACTTCTAAAAGTAGTTCTTGCAACGGGAGGAAGGGAGATATTTGAATTTGGACACGAGACAATGAGGAAACGCTGggaaaaattgaacaaggtcATTTCAACGTCTAAACGCTTCTCTCTGCAAAAAATCACGCCCAAGTACTGCACCTACTTCCAGCAAATCAGGGGAGCTTCACCAG CTTACGGGTGGTTGAAGTGTGAGAATCAAGAAGATAAACACTGTTATGCAGTCCTGCAAGCAGATGCCAATATCACTGGCCGTCAAGGCAGTATTTTCTTCGCAGAAGATCGTTATGTGCGCCTGAGCCTCATCAGAAGCCAAGATGATTTCGATTTACTGCTCGACAAATTAAACGGGGTAGTCGCAGGAGAGGAAGGTGCTAGAACCATGTGA
- the LOC18096169 gene encoding carboxypeptidase SOL1 isoform X2 translates to MAPRTTREITMHALMMIHSGSWQAYIVSRSHHKMSLSEEFPGGITNEASWYPIYGGMQDWNYIHAGCFELTLEISDNKWPNASEVKAGRGFPDYHRPLAPGDRYEAVTVDDAEFARGARNRKCK, encoded by the exons GAGAAATTACTATGCATGCCCTGATGATGATACATTCCGGTTCATGGCAAGCATATATAGTCAGTCGTTCTCACCATAAAATGTCTCTGAGTGAGGAATTCCCTGGAGGAATAACAAATGAAGCATCTTG GTACCCAATATATGGTGGAATGCAAGATTGGAATTATATACATGCTGGGTGTTTTGAATTGACATTGGAGATTAGTGACAACAAATGGCCTAATGCAAGCGAg GTTAAAGCTGGCAGAGGGTTTCCTGATTACCATCGGCCCCTTGCCCCAGGAGATAGATATGAAG CAGTAACAGTTGATGATGCAGAATTCGCTAGAGGGGCTAGAAACAGAAAATGCAAGTAG